One genomic window of Glycine max cultivar Williams 82 chromosome 16, Glycine_max_v4.0, whole genome shotgun sequence includes the following:
- the LOC102666666 gene encoding disease resistance protein RPV1 produces MAATTRSLASIYDVFLSFRGLDTRNGFTGNLYKALGDRGIYTFIDDQELPRGDKITPALSNAINESRIAITVLSENYAFSSFCLDELVTILHCKSEGLLVIPVFYKVDPSDVRHQKGSYGETMTKHQKRFESKMEKLREWRMALQQVADLSGYHFKDGDSYEYKFIGNIVEEVSRKINHASLHVADYPVDLESQVIEVRKLLDVGSDDVVHIIGIHGMRGLGKTTLALAVYNLIALHFDESCFLQNVREESNKHGLKHLQSILLLKLLGEKDITLTSWQDGASMIQRRLRQKKVLLILDDADEQEQLKAIVGSPNCFGPGSRVIITTRDKHLLKYHGVERTYEVKVLNQNAALQLLTWNAFKSEKIDPCYEDVLNRVVAYASGLPRALEAIGSNLFGKTVAEWEYAVEHYKTIPRDEILESPKLSFDVTIRERQGYTFTVINNALTTLGGVRFRDKIGAEYANQTLDSATQFIWEIFQQNNPSDRKSVQKVSLFVDDMDGIAYTRKNEIHVSARYVNGYSGGDVKREITGVLFHQVCYVWQWKGNGKAPGGLTGGIADFVRLKANYAASHWRKPGQGQKWNEGYEITAHFLDYCDSLKSGFVGQLNQWMRTDYSDEFFFLLLAKPVNHLWRDYKAMYGNIA; encoded by the exons ATGGCTGCGACAACACGTTCCCTTGCATCCATCTACGATGTGTTCCTCAGCTTCAGAGGTTTAGACACACGCAATGGTTTCACTGGCAACCTCTACAAAGCTCTTGGTGACAGGGGAATCTACACTTTCATTGATGATCAGGAGCTTCCGAGAGGAGACAAAATAACACCTGCACTCTCCAACGCAATTAACGAGTCCAGGATTGCTATTACTGTGCTTTCTGAAAACTATGCTTTTTCCTCATTTTGTTTAGATGAACTTGTAACCATCCTTCACTGCAAGAGTGAAGGGCTGTTGGTTATACCGGTCTTTTACAAAGTAGATCCTTCTGATGTCAGACACCAAAAAGGTAGTTATGGAGAAACAATGACTAAGCATCAGAAAAGGTTCGAATCTAAGATGGAGAAGCTGCGGGAATGGAGGATGGCTTTGCAACAAGTAGCTGACTTGTCTGGCTATCATTTCAAAGATGG AGATTCATATGAATACAAGTTTATTGGGAATATTGTGGAGGAGGTCTCTAGGAAGATCAATCATGCTTCTTTACATGTTGCGGATTATCCAGTTGATTTAGAGTCACAAGTGATAGAGGTAAGGAAGCTTTTGGATGTAGGATCCGATGATGTTGTCCACATCATAGGGATACATGGGATGCGTGGGTTAGGAAAAACAACCCTTGCTCTAGCTGTTTATAATTTGATTGCTCTCCATTTTGACGAATCATGTTTTCTTCAAAACGTGAGAgaagaatcaaataaacatgggTTAAAACACCTCCAAAGCATCcttcttttaaaattacttgGTGAGAAGGACATCACCTTAACAAGTTGGCAAGATGGAGCTTCAATGATACAACGTAGGCTCCGACAAAAGAAGGTTCTCTTGATTTTAGACGACGCTGACGAGCAAGAGCAATTAAAGGCTATTGTTGGAAGCCCTAATTGCTTTGGTCCCGGTAGCAGAGTCATCATTACCACTCGGGACAAACATCTGCTAAAATATCATGGCGTTGAAAGAACTTATGAGGTGAAGGTTTTGAATCAGAATGCTGCTCTTCAATTGCTTACGTGGAATGCTttcaaaagtgaaaaaattgaTCCATGTTATGAGGACGTCTTGAATCGTGTGGTAGCTTATGCTTCAGGCCTTCCACGGGCTTTGGAAGCCATAGGTTCCAACTTGTTTGGTAAAACAGTAGCAGAATGGGAATATGCTGTGGAACATTACAAAACAATTCCCAGGGATGAAATCCTAGAGAGTCCAAAACTAAGCTTTGATGTTACAATACGGGAAAGACAGGGATATACGTTCACAGTAATAAACAATGCACTGACAACCCTCGGTGGTGTGAGATTCCGTGACAAAATAGGAGCTGAATACGCAAACCAAACACTTGACTCGGCCACCCAATTCATATGGGAGATCTTTCAGCAAAACAACCCTTCTGACAGAAAAAGCGTGCAGAAGGTGAGCTTATTCGTGGATGACATGGACGGGATTGCATACACTAGGAAGAACGAGATTCACGTGAGTGCAAGATATGTTAATGGGTATAGTGgtggggatgtgaaaagagagaTCACAGGGGTGCTGTTTCATCAAGTTTGCTACGTTTGGCAGTGGAAGGGGAATGGCAAGGCTCCTGGTGGATTAACTGGAGGTATTGCAGATTTTGTGAGGCTGAAGGCAAACTATGCAGCCAGTCATTGGAGAAAACCAGGGCAAGGACAGAAATGGAATGAGGGTTATGAAATTACTGCTCATTTTTTGGATTATTGTGATTCTCTCAAAAGTGGGTTTGTGGGTCAACTTAACCAGTGGATGAGGACTGATTATAGCGATGAGTTCTTCTTTCTGTTACTGGCAAAACCAGTTAATCATCTCTGGCGAGACTATAAGGCCATGTATGGCAATATAGCCTAA
- the LOC100776464 gene encoding TMV resistance protein N yields MAATTRSLPFIYDVFLSFRGEDTRYGFTGNLYRALCEKGIHTFFDEEKLHGGDEITPALSKAIQESRIAITVLSQNYAFSSFCLDELVTILHCKSEGLLVIPVFYNVDPSDLRHQKGSYGEAMIKHQKRFESKMEKLQKWRMALKQVADLSGHHFKDGDAYEYKFIGSIVEEVSRKINRASLHVLDYPVGLESQVTDLMKLLDVGSDDVVHIIGIHGMRGLGKTTLSLAVYNLIALHFDESCFLQNVREESNKHGLKHLQSILLLKLLGEKDINLTSWQEGASMIQHRLRRKKVLLILDDADRHEQLKAIVGRPDWFGPGSRVIITTRDKHLLKYHGIERTYEVKVLNDNAALQLLTWNAFRREKIDPSYEHVLNRVVAYASGLPLALEVIGSHLFEKTVAEWEYAVEHYSRIPIDEIVDILKVSFDATKQETQGYKFTVINNALTTPGGVRFRDKIGAEYANRTLELATQFVWRIFQQKNPSDRKNVQKVSLVVDDMEGIAYTMNNEIHVSARYVNGYSGGDVKREITGVLFHQVCYVWQWYGNGEAPGGLIGGIADFVRLKANYAASHWRKPGQGQRWDEGYDITAHFLDYCDSLKSGFVAQLNQLMRTGYSDQFFVQLLGKPVDQLWRDYKAQYGNLA; encoded by the exons ATGGCTGCAACAACACGTTCCCTTCCATTCATCTATGATGTGTTCCTCAGCTTCAGAGGGGAAGACACACGCTATGGTTTCACTGGCAATCTATACAGGGCTCTCTGTGAGAAGGGAATTCATACCTTCTTTGATGAAGAGAAGCTTCACGGTGGAGATGAAATAACACCTGCACTTTCGAAGGCAATTCAAGAGTCCAGGATTGCTATTACTGTGCTTTCTCAAAACTATGCTTTTTCCTCATTTTGTTTAGATGAACTTGTAACCATCCTTCACTGCAAGAGTGAAGGGCTGTTGGTTATACCGGTCTTTTACAACGTAGATCCTTCTGATCTCAGACACCAGAAAGGTAGTTATGGAGAAGCAATGATTAAGCATCAGAAAAGGTTCGAATCTAAGATGGAGAAGCTGCAGAAATGGAGGATGGCTTTGAAACAAGTAGCTGACTTGTCTGGCCATCATTTCAAAGATGG AGATGCATATGAATACAAGTTTATTGGGAGCATTGTTGAGGAGGTCTCTAGGAAGATTAATCGAGCTTCTTTACATGTTCTGGATTATCCAGTTGGTCTAGAGTCACAAGTGACAGACTTAATGAAGCTTTTGGATGTTGGATCAGATGATGTTGTCCATATCATAGGGATCCATGGGATGCGTGGGTTAGGAAAAACAACCCTTTCTCTAGCTGTTTATAATTTGATTGCTCTCCATTTTGACGAATCATGTTTTCTTCAAAATGTGAGAgaagaatcaaataaacatgggTTAAAACACCTTCAAAGCATCcttcttttaaaattacttgGTGAGAAGGACATCAACTTAACAAGTTGGCAAGAAGGAGCTTCAATGATTCAACATAGGCTCCGAAGAAAGAAGGTTCTCTTGATTTTAGACGATGCAGACAGGCACGAGCAATTAAAGGCTATTGTTGGAAGACCTGATTGGTTTGGTCCCGGTAGCAGAGTCATCATTACCACTCGGGACAAACATCTGCTAAAATATCATGGCATTGAAAGAACTTATGAGGTGAAGGTTTTGAATGACAATGCTGCTCTTCAATTGCTTACTTGGAATGCTTtcagaagagaaaaaattgatCCAAGTTATGAGCACGTCTTGAATCGTGTGGTAGCTTATGCTTCTGGCCTTCCACTGGCTTTGGAAGTCATAGGTTCCCACTTGTTTGAAAAAACAGTAGCAGAATGGGAATATGCTGTGGAACATTATAGCAGAATTCCCATTGATGAAATCGTAGATATTCTAAAAGTAAGCTTTGATGCTACAAAGCAGGAAACACAGGGATATAAGTTCACAGTAATAAACAATGCACTGACAACCCCCGGTGGTGTGAGATTCCGTGACAAAATAGGAGCTGAATACGCAAACCGAACACTTGAGTTGGCCACCCAATTCGTATGGAGGATCTTTCAGCAAAAAAACCCTTCTGACAGAAAAAATGTGCAGAAGGTGAGCTTAGTCGTGGATGACATGGAGGGTATTGCATACACTATGAACAACGAGATTCACGTGAGTGCAAGATATGTTAATGGGTATAGTGgtggggatgtgaaaagagagaTCACAGGGGTGCTGTTTCATCAAGTTTGCTACGTTTGGCAGTGGTATGGGAATGGTGAGGCTCCTGGTGGATTAATTGGAGGTATTGCAGATTTTGTGAGGCTGAAGGCAAACTATGCAGCCAGTCATTGGAGAAAACCAGGGCAAGGACAGAGATGGGATGAGGGTTATGATATTACTGCTCATTTTTTGGATTATTGTGATTCTCTCAAAAGTGGGTTTGTGGCTCAACTTAACCAGTTGATGAGGACTGGTTATAGTGATCAGTTCTTCGTTCAGTTACTGGGAAAGCCAGTTGATCAGCTCTGGCGAGACTATAAGGCCCAGTATGGCAATCTAGCCTAA